A single genomic interval of Methanocella sp. harbors:
- a CDS encoding phosphoribosylformylglycinamidine synthase subunit PurQ, whose protein sequence is MAVKSLVLTGYGINCEMETAYANKLAGAEATIAHINDVIDGRYRLEDYQILNFPGGFSYGDDLGSGKAFANKLLYATTPKGHLMDGIQKFIEDGKLIIGICNGFQILVKMGLLPAFDENYKAQTTTVFYNDKGFRDAWVYLKVNPASKCVFTKGVEKMYLPIRHGEGKFIPGDANVLERLLKNGHVVMQYADESYRPSMQFPMNPNGSVDSIAGICDETGRVFGLMPHPEAFNHITNHPHYARLVQEYRRKGKKLPEEGDGIQVWRNAVAYAKEKLA, encoded by the coding sequence ATGGCCGTTAAGTCTTTAGTATTAACAGGATACGGGATCAACTGCGAGATGGAAACGGCGTACGCCAATAAGCTTGCCGGCGCCGAGGCCACCATCGCCCACATCAACGACGTCATCGACGGGCGCTACCGGCTAGAAGATTACCAGATACTGAACTTCCCCGGCGGCTTCTCCTATGGGGATGACCTTGGCAGCGGTAAGGCGTTCGCGAACAAGCTGCTCTATGCGACGACGCCCAAAGGGCATCTAATGGACGGCATCCAGAAGTTCATCGAGGACGGTAAATTGATCATCGGCATCTGCAACGGCTTCCAGATCCTGGTGAAGATGGGCCTGCTGCCGGCCTTCGATGAGAACTATAAGGCCCAGACAACGACCGTGTTCTATAACGATAAGGGATTCCGGGACGCCTGGGTATACCTGAAAGTCAACCCGGCCTCGAAATGCGTGTTCACGAAAGGCGTGGAAAAGATGTACCTGCCCATCCGGCACGGTGAAGGCAAATTCATACCGGGGGACGCGAATGTGCTGGAGAGGCTATTGAAGAACGGCCACGTCGTAATGCAGTACGCGGACGAGAGCTACCGTCCCAGCATGCAGTTCCCGATGAACCCCAACGGCTCCGTGGACTCAATTGCCGGCATATGCGATGAGACCGGCCGGGTATTCGGCCTCATGCCCCATCCCGAAGCTTTTAATCACATCACCAACCACCCGCACTATGCCCGGCTCGTCCAGGAATACCGCCGCAAGGGCAAGAAACTGCCGGAAGAGGGCGACGGCATACAGGTGTGGAGGAACGCCGTGGCCTACGCGAAGGAAAAGCTGGCGTAG
- a CDS encoding heavy metal-binding domain-containing protein, giving the protein MADDLIIVSTPYVPGYRITSTKGFTWGLIVRSRGLGGNIVAGLRTITGGEIHEYTELLNHSRQNALDRMKEHAKALGANAVIGVDFDSSELGQSMTEVLAYGTAVVVEKETASTNPVRLS; this is encoded by the coding sequence ATGGCAGATGACCTTATCATAGTTAGCACCCCGTACGTTCCGGGATATCGTATTACGAGTACAAAAGGCTTCACCTGGGGCCTCATCGTTAGAAGCCGCGGCCTCGGCGGCAATATTGTCGCCGGCTTGAGGACCATTACCGGCGGAGAGATCCACGAGTACACGGAATTGCTGAACCACTCCCGGCAGAACGCGCTGGACAGGATGAAGGAGCACGCGAAGGCGCTGGGCGCCAACGCCGTCATCGGCGTGGATTTCGACTCCTCCGAGCTCGGGCAGTCGATGACCGAGGTGCTGGCCTATGGCACGGCCGTGGTCGTCGAAAAAGAGACGGCGTCGACAAACCCAGTAAGGCTCTCCTGA
- a CDS encoding Nramp family divalent metal transporter, with the protein MAEVKCSPLGRINVKNIMLFLAVIGPGIITASVDNDAGGITTYSLAGAHFGYAFLWTLVPITIALIVVQEMCARMGVVTGKGLSDLIRENFGIRTMVLLIIVLVLANFGNTMSEFAGIAASMEIFGISRYIAVPVIAALVWLLVVKGTYSMVEKIFLVASAFYATYVISGFMAGPDWAHVIKSSVIPTFSFQPSYLLMFIGLVGTTIAPWMQFYIQSAIVEKGVRISDYKFTRIDVIMGCMVTSIVAFFIIMTCASTLFVNGIRIETAADAARALAPLAGQYASELFAFGLFSASAFAASILPLSTAYMVCEGIGWDSGIDKKFKDAPHFYVLYTSLIVLGALVILIPGAPLIAIMYLSQVLNGMLLPFILVFMLLLINNKKIMGEYTNSKLFNWLAWGTTIIVSFLTLLLVVTTIFPGLLK; encoded by the coding sequence ATGGCAGAGGTAAAATGCAGCCCGCTCGGCCGTATTAACGTGAAGAATATCATGCTATTTTTAGCGGTTATCGGGCCGGGCATCATCACGGCGAGCGTCGATAACGATGCCGGCGGCATAACGACCTACTCGCTGGCCGGGGCGCACTTCGGGTACGCTTTCCTCTGGACGCTCGTCCCCATTACCATCGCCCTCATCGTCGTGCAGGAGATGTGCGCACGCATGGGTGTGGTCACCGGCAAGGGGCTCTCGGACCTCATCCGGGAGAACTTCGGCATACGCACGATGGTGCTGCTTATCATCGTCCTGGTGCTGGCCAACTTCGGCAATACAATGTCCGAATTCGCCGGCATCGCGGCGAGTATGGAGATCTTCGGCATATCCCGGTACATTGCCGTTCCGGTTATCGCCGCGCTGGTATGGCTTCTTGTGGTCAAGGGCACCTATAGCATGGTGGAAAAAATCTTCCTCGTCGCAAGCGCGTTCTATGCGACGTACGTCATATCGGGGTTCATGGCCGGCCCCGACTGGGCGCACGTGATTAAAAGCTCGGTCATCCCGACGTTCAGCTTCCAGCCGAGCTATCTGCTCATGTTCATCGGCCTTGTAGGCACGACCATCGCCCCCTGGATGCAGTTCTACATCCAGTCGGCCATCGTGGAAAAAGGCGTCCGGATCTCGGACTATAAGTTCACGAGGATAGACGTCATCATGGGTTGCATGGTCACGTCCATCGTGGCATTCTTCATCATCATGACCTGTGCATCAACGTTGTTCGTCAATGGGATCAGGATCGAGACTGCCGCCGACGCCGCGCGAGCGCTCGCGCCGCTGGCCGGCCAATACGCCTCCGAGCTCTTTGCCTTCGGCCTGTTCAGCGCCTCGGCGTTCGCCGCGTCGATCCTGCCGCTTTCGACCGCGTATATGGTTTGCGAAGGCATCGGCTGGGACTCGGGCATCGATAAAAAGTTCAAGGATGCGCCGCACTTTTACGTGCTCTATACGTCGCTCATCGTGCTGGGCGCGCTCGTGATATTGATACCCGGAGCGCCGCTCATCGCCATCATGTACCTGTCTCAGGTGCTGAACGGCATGCTACTGCCCTTCATTTTGGTGTTCATGCTCCTCCTCATAAATAATAAGAAGATCATGGGAGAGTATACGAACTCGAAGCTGTTCAACTGGCTGGCATGGGGCACGACGATCATCGTATCGTTCCTGACGCTGCTGCTGGTCGTGACGACGATATTCCCAGGACTGTTAAAATAA
- a CDS encoding magnesium transporter codes for MSESKSIKNNGTRPELSELLQSGRARFFSQYIGRDVADKDGRVLGKLKDFTIRPGETLMEVSGVVYGEGLFSKVMGHDVIVSMANVESIDNSIKLKVSMEDIPPGRLAENEMLIRDTILDKQIVDIDDLKVVRVNDVLMAWIKGSLNLVGVDVGFNGIMRRLGLMWLPKYVKPLQLPEHIISWSYIDPLNATLRKVHLKIPRKNVNDLHPADIADIIEELDNKGRFTIFKSLDEETAAETLEEVEPDVRSNMLKQMTVQDVADIMDNMNPDDAADILITMPHERASEVLKQLCSISKEHASDIRDLMTYRENSAGGMMNTEFIYIHPDQKVAEAFAKLRAYGHDIDMIYYLYVLDEKERIIGVFSLRDLLLADPQKPVKDIMMTEVISVVPTSSREEVANVLSRYDLLAIPVVNNENVMLGIVTFDDALEYTLPEDIKSRLPANYHRNRRIHKV; via the coding sequence ATGAGCGAGTCGAAGAGCATCAAAAATAATGGCACGAGGCCCGAATTATCGGAGCTGCTGCAGAGCGGCCGCGCCCGGTTCTTCAGCCAGTATATCGGCAGGGACGTGGCGGATAAGGACGGGCGAGTGCTTGGTAAGCTAAAGGACTTTACCATACGGCCAGGCGAGACTTTAATGGAAGTCTCTGGAGTCGTCTACGGCGAGGGTCTTTTTAGTAAAGTGATGGGGCACGACGTCATCGTGAGCATGGCGAACGTCGAATCCATCGATAACAGCATTAAGCTGAAAGTCTCGATGGAGGATATCCCTCCAGGCAGGCTTGCTGAGAACGAGATGCTCATTCGCGATACGATCCTGGACAAGCAGATCGTCGACATCGACGACCTGAAGGTCGTGAGGGTTAACGACGTCCTCATGGCCTGGATCAAGGGCTCGCTCAACCTGGTGGGCGTGGACGTGGGCTTTAACGGCATCATGCGCCGCCTGGGCCTCATGTGGCTGCCGAAGTACGTGAAGCCCCTCCAACTCCCCGAGCACATCATCTCCTGGTCCTACATCGACCCGCTGAATGCCACCCTGCGCAAGGTCCACCTCAAGATACCGCGAAAGAACGTTAACGACTTGCACCCCGCGGATATCGCCGACATCATCGAGGAGCTCGACAACAAGGGCAGATTTACTATTTTCAAGTCGCTGGATGAGGAGACGGCCGCCGAAACGCTGGAAGAGGTCGAGCCCGACGTGCGGTCCAATATGCTCAAGCAGATGACCGTACAGGACGTCGCCGACATCATGGATAACATGAACCCTGACGATGCGGCCGATATCCTGATCACGATGCCCCACGAGAGAGCATCCGAAGTGCTGAAGCAGCTATGCAGCATCAGCAAGGAGCATGCCAGCGACATCCGGGATTTAATGACATACAGGGAAAACTCAGCCGGCGGCATGATGAACACCGAGTTCATTTACATTCACCCCGACCAGAAGGTAGCCGAAGCGTTCGCGAAGCTGCGCGCCTATGGCCACGACATCGACATGATATATTATCTATATGTCCTCGACGAGAAGGAGCGCATAATAGGCGTATTTTCGCTCAGGGACCTTCTGCTGGCCGACCCCCAGAAGCCGGTCAAGGATATCATGATGACCGAAGTCATCAGCGTCGTGCCCACGTCGTCCCGGGAAGAAGTAGCGAATGTTCTCTCCCGCTACGACCTGCTGGCGATCCCGGTCGTAAATAATGAAAACGTGATGCTGGGCATCGTTACTTTCGACGACGCGCTCGAGTATACGTTGCCCGAGGATATCAAGAGCCGCCTGCCGGCGAACTATCACAGGAACAGGCGAATACACAAGGTGTGA
- a CDS encoding Lrp/AsnC family transcriptional regulator: MDNSSELDETDLSILRLLRENARMSYLEMSRQTGISDATIQYRLKRLQEKGHIRYTVIVDPDLTGYAVMAVMLVQTDTEKHDEAKQALAALPEVTEVYGMLGEYDLLIKVWAKNLEELNRTINDKIRAIDGIEDLTEMVMAERVKEAAPPV; the protein is encoded by the coding sequence ATGGATAATAGTTCAGAACTGGACGAAACGGACCTTTCTATCCTCCGGCTCCTCAGGGAAAACGCTAGGATGAGCTACCTGGAGATGTCCCGGCAGACGGGCATTTCCGATGCCACCATCCAGTACCGCCTCAAGCGCCTGCAGGAAAAGGGCCACATCCGATACACGGTCATCGTGGACCCGGACCTGACCGGCTATGCCGTCATGGCAGTCATGCTCGTACAGACAGACACAGAGAAGCACGACGAGGCCAAGCAGGCCCTAGCGGCACTGCCCGAAGTAACGGAAGTCTACGGCATGCTGGGTGAGTACGACCTGCTCATCAAGGTCTGGGCCAAAAACCTGGAGGAGTTGAACCGGACCATCAACGACAAGATCCGGGCCATCGACGGCATCGAGGATCTGACAGAGATGGTCATGGCCGAGAGGGTGAAGGAAGCCGCGCCGCCCGTGTAG
- a CDS encoding TraB/GumN family protein translates to MSPVEEPRTMNTNFSDNIHLIGTAHVSEKSVKEVEEAIDRYQPDVVAIELDDRRYKALTEGDQGNKDKELPVKELLKGSNLAVFLLQTMLAWVQRKVGAEMGVKPGSEMLAAIDAARKRGIPIALIDRDISITMARFWAKMTLREKLRMAYSLLLATLGFGTGDIDMEQITNENVVSDLVEELREFAPSAAEVLVYERDAYLANNLLNIGRSKRVLGVVGAGHREGIKKYLGHPETIPSIESISVVPKRRHIPWLKIISAIVILSVVFICALLLFSGIPWQQLLLMLAVLFFIQGVVSATFVALIGGHWKSVAMAFVSALSAAIHPLIAIGWLAGIVEATQRPPTMGDLSTLLGNEEDSFIEAFRNLFTNRLFRVIAVAAVANVGSIIGAFIGVLILAQYFNLHDPVGILHAGLSNGYHAIVSLGYGLKSLA, encoded by the coding sequence GTGAGCCCGGTGGAAGAGCCCAGGACAATGAATACGAATTTTTCGGATAATATCCATCTTATAGGTACTGCCCACGTATCGGAGAAGAGCGTGAAAGAGGTGGAAGAGGCCATCGACCGGTATCAGCCGGACGTGGTGGCCATCGAGCTCGACGACCGCCGATATAAGGCGCTGACGGAAGGCGACCAGGGGAATAAGGATAAGGAGCTCCCGGTTAAAGAGCTGTTAAAGGGAAGTAACCTGGCGGTTTTTTTATTGCAAACGATGCTGGCTTGGGTCCAGCGTAAGGTGGGCGCCGAGATGGGTGTGAAGCCCGGCTCCGAGATGCTTGCGGCCATCGACGCGGCCCGGAAGAGGGGCATTCCGATCGCCCTGATCGACCGGGATATAAGCATTACGATGGCTCGATTTTGGGCAAAGATGACTCTGCGCGAGAAGCTCCGGATGGCCTATTCGCTGCTGCTGGCGACGCTGGGCTTCGGGACCGGAGATATCGACATGGAGCAAATCACGAATGAGAACGTCGTCTCGGACCTGGTCGAAGAATTACGGGAGTTCGCGCCTTCCGCCGCCGAAGTCCTGGTGTACGAGCGGGACGCTTACCTGGCCAATAACCTTCTTAACATCGGCCGGAGTAAGCGGGTGCTCGGCGTCGTCGGTGCCGGCCACAGGGAAGGCATTAAAAAGTACCTGGGACACCCAGAGACGATACCATCCATCGAATCCATCTCCGTCGTCCCGAAGAGGCGCCATATTCCCTGGCTGAAGATCATCAGTGCGATCGTTATCCTATCGGTGGTATTCATCTGCGCATTGCTGCTGTTTTCCGGCATACCCTGGCAGCAGCTATTGCTAATGCTCGCTGTCTTATTCTTCATCCAGGGCGTCGTGTCGGCCACGTTCGTCGCCCTGATCGGCGGGCACTGGAAATCCGTGGCCATGGCGTTCGTTTCCGCGTTGAGCGCGGCGATCCATCCGCTGATTGCCATCGGCTGGCTCGCGGGCATCGTGGAGGCAACGCAGCGCCCGCCTACCATGGGGGACCTGAGTACCCTGCTCGGCAATGAGGAAGACAGTTTTATCGAGGCGTTTAGAAACCTGTTCACGAATCGCCTGTTCAGGGTCATAGCCGTGGCCGCCGTGGCCAACGTTGGCAGCATCATCGGCGCCTTTATCGGCGTGCTCATCCTGGCCCAATATTTTAATCTCCACGATCCGGTGGGGATTCTCCACGCCGGCCTGTCCAACGGCTATCACGCCATCGTATCACTCGGTTACGGTTTAAAGTCATTGGCGTAA